GGGGCCCGTGGCCAGCGGGTGACGCTGGTACTCGCCCTTGGTGTCCTTCGCCTCGGGGATGGGCGTGAACTGGTTGAACGACACGAAGTAGGGAAGCGTCTCGAAACGCTTGGCGAGCTTGAAGACGACGGTCTTGTCGTCGGGAGCGGAGACGCCGTCCCAGTTCTTGTCACCCTTGAACGGGCCCTGGTACTCGGCGCCGCCCTTGAAGAACTCGCGCTGGTAGGTCGGGCCGTTGGCGGCGAGGTCGGGGTCGAACGAGCGCTTGGCGGCGTGGACGATGTCGGCGGCCTTGACCTCGGTGCCGTCCTCGTACTTGATGCCGTCCTTGAGCTTGAACGTCCAGGTGAGGCCGTCCGCCGACGCGGTGCCGAGGTCCTCGGCGAGGTCCGGGACGAGCACCATCTTGCCGTCCTTCATGGTGAAGGTCGTCAGGGCGCGGTGCGACAGCGTGAAGATGACCGCGGTGTCCTGGTAGAACTGGTCGCTCGGGTCGAAGTTCGCGGGGGTCGTGTTGTACGACACCGTGAGGGTGCCGCCCTTCTTGGCCCCCTCGACCTCGGGCGCCGGACCCTTGGCGGTCGGGTCGAGGCCGGCCTCGGCGCCGGCGATCTGGCCGTTGCCGCTCTGGCCCGGCGTGTTGTTGCCGGGGTTGCTCGCAGGCGCGCCGCAGGCGGTGACGAGACCCAGGGAAGCCACGGCTCCGAGGGTCAGGGCTTTGGTCCAGCGCATTGTGTTGCTCCCTATTTGTGCGTGACCCGGCGGTCTTGCCGGGTACATCTGGTGGGCCGTAGCAGGTTGGGCTAGCGGCGGCTGGTCGGGTCGAAGGCGTCGCGGATCGAGTCACCCAGCAGGCTGAGGGCGAGCACGAGCGCCGAGAGCGCGATGACGGAGGGCCACAGCCACAGCGGGTAGATCGCGAACGAGTTCTGCGCGTCCGAGATCGTGCGTCCCCACGACGCGGTGGGCTCGACGAGCCCGGCACCGAGGTAGCTGAGGGTGGCCTCGAAGGTGATGTAGGCCGGCACGGCGATCGACGCCGAGACGATGATCGGGCCCACGAGGTTCGGCAGGATCTCGCGGAAGAGGATCTGCCGGGTCGGCACGCCGATGGCGCGCGCGGCCTGGACGAACTCGCGCTCGCGCAGGCTCTTGACCTCACCGCGGACGAGACGGGCCAGACCCATCCAGCCGAAGGCGACGAGGACGGCGATGATGACCCAGAAGCGGATGTTCGAGGTCGCCTCGGCGGAGAGGTCGCCGCCGCTCGCGGCACGCTCCTGCATGATCGGCACGATCGCGATGACGAGCAGCAGCAGCGGGAGGCTGAGGAAGAAGTCGGTGAACCAGGAGATCACCTTGTCGACGACGCCACCGAGGTAGCCGGCGAGCAGGCCGAGGGTCACGCCGATGATCGTCGACGCCGCCGCGGCGACGAAGCCGATGACGAGTGACGGTCGCGCCCCGTAGGCCCAGCGGGCGAAGAGGTCACGGCCGAGACGCGGCTCGACGCCGAGCCAGTGCGCGGCGCTCGTGCCGATGGTCGGACTGCCGTTGATGTCGACGAGCTTGGTGTTCGTCGTCGACGGGTCGGCCTTGAGGCCGGTCGTGGGGTCGACCGACTGCAGGGAGACCCAGAGCGGTGCGAAGAGAGCGATGAGGACGAAGAAGAGGACGATGGCGAAGCAGACGATCGCCAGCTTGTCCTTCTTGAGCCGGTCCCACGCGACGCGACCCGGCGAACGACCGGTGCGCCTGTCGGTGTGGACGGGACCCTTCTCGACGACATCCTCCCTCTCCAGGGCCTCGCTCAAGGGCTCGGCCGTGGGCCCGGGCACTGCGTTCAACGCGTCGTCTCCATCTACGAATCGGGTACGCCAAGGCCGGCTTCGTTGCGTCGACCCTCCCGGGGCGGGTGGCGCGGCACTCGTCCGCGCCCCTCCCCCGCCGGGACGTCGTCACCCTGCCACACGATTTCGACGTGTCCAAGCAACGAGACGGCCATGGATGACAAATCGTTACCGTCACCGGTCGTTCATCCAGAATTGCCCGCCGAAGCGCAACACGACCGAAACATTTGCCCACGGATGCCGCCCTCCCGCCGTCATCGGGTTGTCACACGGACGGGGCGGGAACTCGTGTCCCGCAGCCGCTATGAGGGGGTCTCGGCGGGATCGTCCGCCTCGGCCGGGGAGGCCCCGGTGTCGGCCGTCGCCTCGTCCTCCGTGCGCCGGACCCGGCGCCCCAGCCGCTCGTCGAGCCACCGCAGGCGCGCCTGCAGCCGCTGCTCGAAGCCGTTGCCGGTGGGGCGGTAGTAGACCGCGCCGGTGAGGTCGTCGGGGAGGTACTGCTGGCGGGCCACGGCATCCGGCTCGTCGTGGGCGTAGACGTAGCCGCGGCCGTGACCGAGGCGCTCGGCACCGGCGTAGCCGCTCCCCCGCAGGTGGGGCGGCACGGCCCCCCCGCGGCCGGCGCGGACGTCGGCGATGGCGGCGTTGACCCCGCCGTAGGCCGCGTTCGACTTCGGCGCCGTCGCGTTGTGCACGACCGCCTGCGCGAGGATGATCCGCGCCTCGGGCATCCCGATCTGGGCCACGGCGTGCAGCGCCGCGACCGCCGTCTGCAGCGCGGTGGGGTCGGCGAGACCGACGTCCTCGCTCGCCGAGATGACGATGCGACGGGCGATGAACCGCGGGTCCTCCCCCGCCTCGAGCATGCGGGCGAGGTAGTGCAGGGCGGCGTCGACGTCGCTGCCGCGCATCGACTTGATGAGGGCGCTGGCGACGTCGTAGTGCTGGTCGCCCGCCCGGTCGTAGCGCACGGCCGCCTGTGCCACCGCCTGCTCGACGTGCGCGAGGGTGATGGCGACCGGGCCGTCGACGTCGGCCCCGGGGGCGACGGCGTCGAGCGACACCCCCGCGGCCGCCTCGAGCGAGGTGAGGGCCCGGCGGGCGTCGCCGCCGGCGATGCGCACGACGTGCTCGAGGGCGTCGTCGTCGATCGTGTGCGCGCCGGCCAGCCCTCGCTCGTCGACGAGGGCGGAGCGCACCACCTCGCGCACCTCGGCGTCGCCGAGCGAGGTGAGGGTGACGAGCACCGACCGCGAGAGCAGCGGCGCGATGATGCTGAACGAGGGGTTCTCGGTCGTGGCCGCGACGAGGATGACGGTGCGGTTCTCGACACCGGGCAGCAGGGCGTCCTGCTGGGCCTTGGTGAAGCGGTGGATCTCGTCGAGGAAGAGGACGGTCTGGCGGTCGTACAGCTCGCGGTCGCGCACGGCCGCCTCCATGACGGCGCGCACGTCCTTGACGCCGGCCGTGACGGCCGACAGCTCGACGAAGCGGCGGTCGGCCGCCGTCGCGACGAGGTGCGCGAGGGTCGTCTTCCCCGTGCCGGGCGGCCCCCAGATGATCGCCGAGAGAGGGCCGGCCGCGCCGCCGGCGCCCTCGATGAGCCGTCGCAGCGGGCTGCCGGGCCGCAGCACCGAACGCTGACCGCGCACCTCGTCAAGGGTGCGGGGGCGCATGCGCACCGCCAGGGGCGCACCACCGGATGCCGGTACGCCACCGGCGCGCCCCACGGCGCCCCCGGGTTCGGCCACGGCCCGCGCGGCGGCACCGAAGAGGTCGTCACTGGTCACTGTGGAAGGCTAGTCGGGTGCGTTCCCCCTCCTCCGCCGCGGCCACCGACCGCGGCTCGGCACCCGGTGCCGCCCCCGACGCGTCGGGCTCCCCCTCCCCTCGTGGGCCGCTGACCCGGCTCGGCGGCACCATCGGCCGCCACCCGCTGCGGTGGGTGCTCGCCTGGGTGCTCGTGGCGGTCGCGTCGTTCGCCGTCGCCGTGGGCGGCGTGACGGGCGAGTCGCTCTTCGACCGGCTGCAGTCGGGCGCACCCAGCGTCGACAGCGAGGCCCAGCGGGCGAACGACGTCATCGCGTCGGTCGAGCCGACCCTGTCGACCCTCACCCTGCAGGTGAGCGGCGCCGACCTCACCGACCCGGCCGAGGTGCGCGCGGGCGCGCAGGCCACGGCCGCGATCCGCGACATCCCCGGCGTGGCCGGCATCCAGTCGCCGCTGCTCGCGCAGGGCGGGCCCGACGACCCGTCGGTGCGCAGCCTCGTCGGTGACGGCCGGGTCGACTCGGGCAGGTTCGCCACCGTCGTGCAGTTCGACGAGGGGCTCGACGCCGACCGGCAGGCGACCGCCGAGGCCGAGGCCGAGAAGGCCCTCCTCGGCGTCGCCGACCGCATGGGCGCCGAGGGCCAGGTCGGCGGCCTCGGCAAGGTGCTCGACGCCATCACGAGCACGATCGAGCGCGACCTGGTCCGCGGCGAGGGCATCGCCCTGCCGCTGACGTTCGTCGTCATGTTCTTCGTCTTCGGCGGCTTCGTCGCCGCAGGCATGCCGATCGTCGGGGCGGTCGTCTCGATCGGCGGAGCGCTGCTGTCGCTCTTCGGCTTCTCGCACCTGCTCGACCTCGACGCGACCGTCGTCAACATCGTCACGCTGCTCGGCCTCGGGCTGTCCATCGACTACGGGCTGCTCACGGTGAGCCGGTTCCGCGAGGAGCTCGTCGCGGTGCGCCGCCACCGCGTGCCCGACCGCGACGACGTCGTGCGCGCCGCCGAGCGCACGGTGGCGACGGCCGGGCGCACCGTGCTCTTCTCCGGCCTCACCGTCGCCATCGCCCTGTCGGGGCTGCTCGTCTTCGAGGCCGACATCATGAAGGCCCTCGGCCTGGCCGGCGTCAGCGTCGTCGTCGTCGGCATGGTCGTCTCCGTCACGCTCGTCCCCGCCCTCGCCGTGCTGGGAGCCAGGCGCCTCGCCCGCAACGCCACCGTGACGGCATCCGACACGGGGGTGTTCTCGCGGCTGGCCCACGGGGTGCAGCGACGTCCGGTGCTCGTCATCGTCGGCTGCGTCGCCGTGCTCGTGACGCTCGCGCTGCCGACGCTCGGCATCAAGCTGACGTCGTCGGGCACCGAGCTGCTGCCCCGCGACGCCCAGATGCGCGTCTTCTTCGACCGGCTCGAGGCCGACTACCCGGCGCTGTCGGCGCCCGCGGTCACCGTCGTCGCCGAGACCGCCGACACCGCCGCCGTGACGCGCTGGGCCCAGGACGACCTGCGCGACCAGCCTGGCGTGACCGGCGTGACGGTGCGCCCGCTCGGCGGCCGGTACACCCTCGTCGGGGCGCAGGTGCAGGGCGAACCGCTCTCTCAGCAGGCGCAGGACGTCGTGCACCACGTGCGCGAGACGCGCACCGACTTCCCCACCCTCGTCACCGGCCAGGCCGCCGGGCAGATCGACTTCCTCGAGTCGATGGGGCACCGCGCGCCCTACGCGGTGCTGCTCGTCGTGCTCGGCACCTTCGTGCTGCTCTTCCTCATGACGGGGTCGGTCGTCGTGCCCGTCAAGGCCCTGGTGCTCAACGTCATCTCGCTCGGGGCGGCGCTCGGCATCGTCGTCTGGATCTTCCAGAGCCCACACCTCGAGGGGCTGCTCGCGTTCTCGTCGGTCGGTGCCGTCGAGTCGCTCGTCCCCTTCCTCGTGCTCGCCTTCGGCTTCGGCCTGTCGATGGACTACGAGGTCTTCCTGCTCTCCCGCATCACCGAGTACCACCACCAGGGGTTCGAGAACGACCGCGCCGTGTCGCTCGGGCTGCAGCGCACCGGGCGCATCATCACGTCGGCGGCCCTGCTCATCGTCATCGTCTTCGCCGGGTTCATCGCCGGCGACATCCTCATCATCAAGGAGATGGGTCTCGCCCTCGTCGCCGCCGTCGTCGTCGACTCGACGATCGTGCGCATGCTGCTCGTGCCCGCCACGATGACGCTCCTGGGCAGCTGGAACTGGTGGGCTCCCGCGCCGCTCAAGCGGATCCACGCCCGTTTCGGGATCAGCGAGACGTGAGCGACGGCACCACCCCGGCGGCGGGCACGGCCCCGTTCGTCACGCGGCACGGCCACGCCGCCCTGCTCGAGGCCACCGGCGACCACCCGTTCGTGCGCTACGACGTCCCCTCGGCGCTGGCCGAGACGTGGTGGCAGAGCGCGGAGGCCGGTGGGCCGGGTGCCGGCGCGGGTGGTCGTCCGGGCGCGGTGGCGTTCCGTCGGACGCGGCACACGGGTCGGCACCTCGTCAGCCTGCTCGGCGACGACGCGGGCGTCGCCCGCCTCATCGACGCGCTGCCCGAGCTGGCGCGCGAGGCCCGGCTCTCGCCCGACGGGCGGGGCGCGGTCGGGGTCAGCGTGCCCCAGCACTTCGAGGCGCTGCTGACCCGTCGCTACCGGGTGCTGCCCGGGGGTGACTGGGAGTGGTTCTGGACCGACTCGCCCCCGCCGCCGGACGGTCGCGCGGCTGCCCGGGTCGTCCCGCTCGACGACGTCGCCCGCCGGGACGAGGTCACGGCCTTCCTCGCTGCGCACTCCCCCACCGCCGACACCGCGCCCGGGGGCGGCGAGCGGTGGTTCGCCGTGCTGTCGGGCGCCGGGTCGCTCGAGGCGGTCGCCGCGCTGGGACGCACCTCCGCCGGGGCGCCGCACGTCTCGTCGGTCGCGGTCGACGGTGCGCTGCGCGGGCGAGGCCTCGGCCGCGCCGTCGTCGCGGCGGTCACCCGGGTGGCGGTCGAGGAGTCGGGCGTCTGCACCCTCGGCATGTACTCGCACAACGTCGTCGCCCGAGGTCTCTACCGGTCGCTCGGCTACCACGACGCGTGCGCCTGGGCCGGGCGGTCGGTCGTCCTGCCCGACTGAGCGCTGACCGGCATCCGGCCCGCTCGTCTCCGTCAGCGGCGCGCGCGGTACCGGTCCGTCAACTGGCCGATCAACTGGCAGACGCTGCTGCCACGACGACACCGGATGCCGGTTGATCCGCCAGCTGATCGCAGGCGCCGACTGATGTCGCATTTCATGTCGCACGTCATGTCGCGCCGTCCGGCGTCAGAACCCCACCCACCGCGACATGACCCGCGGCATGACCTGGGACGTCACGCACACCGGGCCAGGGCCCGACACCGGACAGACGCGGTCGGTCAGGCGTGCTCCTGCCGGCCGCCGAGCGGCTCGGCGCCGGTGACGCGCGCCTCCTGGCGGTCGACCATGCCGAACGAGACGTCGTCCGGATGCCGGCCGGCGAGCGCCCAGTCGGTCAGCAGCCGGGCGCGGCGCTTCGCCGTCGGGAGGGCGTACCAGTGGTAGCCGACCGTGACGAGCTTGGCCAGCCGGCCCTTGAGCGCGATCCCCAGCGGCCGGGCCGCGGCGTCAGGGCCGCCGAGGTCGACGACAAGGCCGAGGTCGCGGTGCCGGTAGGGCGTGCGCAGCTGTCCGGCGAGGTCGGCGAGCACGTTGCGGGCGACGGCGTTGCCCTGCCGCATGGCGTGCTGGGCCGTCGGGGCGCAGAGCGGGCGCTTGCCGTCGTCATCGCGGTCAGCGGTGACGTCGGGCACGGCCGCCGCGTCGCCGATGGCGTAGATCTCGGGGTGGCCGGGCACGCCGAGGTCGGTATCGACGACGAGGCGGCCCTTGGTCGTCGGCAGCCCGAGCGTCGCGACGAGGGGGTTGCCGGTGACCCCGGCGCACCAGACGACGGTCGAGCACTCGAGGGTCGAGCCGTCGGTGAGGTCGACGGCGTCCTCCCGGACGTGGGCCAGGCTCGTCTCGAGCCGCACGTCGACCCCGCGGCGCTCGAGCAGGGCGAGGGCGTCGTCGCCGAGGTGCTGGCCTAGCTCGGGCATGACCTTGGGCGCCATGTCGAGCAGCACCCAGCGCACCTCGTCGTCGCCGATCATCGGGAACACGGGGCGGAGCCCGTCGGTGAGCAGCGCCATCTGGGCGACGAGCTCGGTGCCCGCGTAGCCGGCTCCGACGACGACGAAGGTCAGCAGTGCCCGGCGCTCGTCGGGCGTGCGCAGCTCGCTCGCCGCCTG
This is a stretch of genomic DNA from Terracoccus luteus. It encodes these proteins:
- a CDS encoding MMPL family transporter — protein: MRSPSSAAATDRGSAPGAAPDASGSPSPRGPLTRLGGTIGRHPLRWVLAWVLVAVASFAVAVGGVTGESLFDRLQSGAPSVDSEAQRANDVIASVEPTLSTLTLQVSGADLTDPAEVRAGAQATAAIRDIPGVAGIQSPLLAQGGPDDPSVRSLVGDGRVDSGRFATVVQFDEGLDADRQATAEAEAEKALLGVADRMGAEGQVGGLGKVLDAITSTIERDLVRGEGIALPLTFVVMFFVFGGFVAAGMPIVGAVVSIGGALLSLFGFSHLLDLDATVVNIVTLLGLGLSIDYGLLTVSRFREELVAVRRHRVPDRDDVVRAAERTVATAGRTVLFSGLTVAIALSGLLVFEADIMKALGLAGVSVVVVGMVVSVTLVPALAVLGARRLARNATVTASDTGVFSRLAHGVQRRPVLVIVGCVAVLVTLALPTLGIKLTSSGTELLPRDAQMRVFFDRLEADYPALSAPAVTVVAETADTAAVTRWAQDDLRDQPGVTGVTVRPLGGRYTLVGAQVQGEPLSQQAQDVVHHVRETRTDFPTLVTGQAAGQIDFLESMGHRAPYAVLLVVLGTFVLLFLMTGSVVVPVKALVLNVISLGAALGIVVWIFQSPHLEGLLAFSSVGAVESLVPFLVLAFGFGLSMDYEVFLLSRITEYHHQGFENDRAVSLGLQRTGRIITSAALLIVIVFAGFIAGDILIIKEMGLALVAAVVVDSTIVRMLLVPATMTLLGSWNWWAPAPLKRIHARFGISET
- a CDS encoding NAD(P)/FAD-dependent oxidoreductase, which translates into the protein MTDERSTSPEPDHDDAPVAVGTSAAEATRRRRVVVVGGGFGGYFAARRLGRKAREHDAVVELVSEGDAMLYQPLLPDVAVGNVEPRTVAVPLTTTLDGVRVRRGLATEVDVENRRLVVEAASGQRTEVDYDILVLAPGSVSRLVDVPGLAEHAIGFKTVAQAMFLRDHVLGRLQAASELRTPDERRALLTFVVVGAGYAGTELVAQMALLTDGLRPVFPMIGDDEVRWVLLDMAPKVMPELGQHLGDDALALLERRGVDVRLETSLAHVREDAVDLTDGSTLECSTVVWCAGVTGNPLVATLGLPTTKGRLVVDTDLGVPGHPEIYAIGDAAAVPDVTADRDDDGKRPLCAPTAQHAMRQGNAVARNVLADLAGQLRTPYRHRDLGLVVDLGGPDAAARPLGIALKGRLAKLVTVGYHWYALPTAKRRARLLTDWALAGRHPDDVSFGMVDRQEARVTGAEPLGGRQEHA
- a CDS encoding replication-associated recombination protein A, producing MTSDDLFGAAARAVAEPGGAVGRAGGVPASGGAPLAVRMRPRTLDEVRGQRSVLRPGSPLRRLIEGAGGAAGPLSAIIWGPPGTGKTTLAHLVATAADRRFVELSAVTAGVKDVRAVMEAAVRDRELYDRQTVLFLDEIHRFTKAQQDALLPGVENRTVILVAATTENPSFSIIAPLLSRSVLVTLTSLGDAEVREVVRSALVDERGLAGAHTIDDDALEHVVRIAGGDARRALTSLEAAAGVSLDAVAPGADVDGPVAITLAHVEQAVAQAAVRYDRAGDQHYDVASALIKSMRGSDVDAALHYLARMLEAGEDPRFIARRIVISASEDVGLADPTALQTAVAALHAVAQIGMPEARIILAQAVVHNATAPKSNAAYGGVNAAIADVRAGRGGAVPPHLRGSGYAGAERLGHGRGYVYAHDEPDAVARQQYLPDDLTGAVYYRPTGNGFEQRLQARLRWLDERLGRRVRRTEDEATADTGASPAEADDPAETPS
- a CDS encoding ABC transporter permease, translated to MSEALEREDVVEKGPVHTDRRTGRSPGRVAWDRLKKDKLAIVCFAIVLFFVLIALFAPLWVSLQSVDPTTGLKADPSTTNTKLVDINGSPTIGTSAAHWLGVEPRLGRDLFARWAYGARPSLVIGFVAAAASTIIGVTLGLLAGYLGGVVDKVISWFTDFFLSLPLLLLVIAIVPIMQERAASGGDLSAEATSNIRFWVIIAVLVAFGWMGLARLVRGEVKSLREREFVQAARAIGVPTRQILFREILPNLVGPIIVSASIAVPAYITFEATLSYLGAGLVEPTASWGRTISDAQNSFAIYPLWLWPSVIALSALVLALSLLGDSIRDAFDPTSRR
- a CDS encoding GNAT family N-acetyltransferase; translation: MSDGTTPAAGTAPFVTRHGHAALLEATGDHPFVRYDVPSALAETWWQSAEAGGPGAGAGGRPGAVAFRRTRHTGRHLVSLLGDDAGVARLIDALPELAREARLSPDGRGAVGVSVPQHFEALLTRRYRVLPGGDWEWFWTDSPPPPDGRAAARVVPLDDVARRDEVTAFLAAHSPTADTAPGGGERWFAVLSGAGSLEAVAALGRTSAGAPHVSSVAVDGALRGRGLGRAVVAAVTRVAVEESGVCTLGMYSHNVVARGLYRSLGYHDACAWAGRSVVLPD